The Coregonus clupeaformis isolate EN_2021a chromosome 18, ASM2061545v1, whole genome shotgun sequence genome has a segment encoding these proteins:
- the LOC121587283 gene encoding calcium-dependent lipid-binding protein-like, which translates to MASLSLSLGLMVLCTLALVQCGPYDDRVRVWGISATNLKGDIISQPDPYVKVWCGPAFGGMTSILKNQANPTWPGEFNFLDVIHKSVLKLEVWDDNVGPDHRLGTCTTTIYPGTHIETCHLKKGTVYYTYTYQKDHQQQKDG; encoded by the exons atggcctctctctctctgtccctgggtcTAATGGTGCTATGCACCCTGGCTCTTGTACAATGTGGCCCGTATGACGACCGCGTCAGGGTGTGGGGCATTAGTGCCACCAACCTGAAAGGAGACATCATCTCCCAACCAGACCCCTACGTCAAG GTGTGGTGCGGCCCAGCCTTCGGTGGCATGACCAGCATTCTGAAGAACCAGGCCAACCCCACCTGGCCCGGCGAGTTCAACTTCCTAGACGTCATCCACAAGTCTGTCCTGAAGCTAGAG gtgtGGGATGACAACGTCGGACCAGATCACCGCCTGGGAACCTGCACCACCACCATCTACCCAGGAACACACATCGAGACCTGCCACCTGAAGAAAGGCACCGTCTACTACACCTACACCTACCAGAAGGATCACCAGCAACAGAAGGATGGTTAG